One segment of Acidovorax sp. DW039 DNA contains the following:
- the tldD gene encoding metalloprotease TldD, protein MTFRSSTAAPQRAATTQRIDVARELLLTPFGLDESHLARALAEIRAHQVDDADLYFQYTRSEGWSLEEGIVKTGSFSIDQGVGVRAVSGEKTAFAYSDDISEASLLDAARTVRSISSVAQAGRVRVPAKKVATSRSLYQGVDPIASLDSTAKVALLERLEQRARAKDPRVAQVMAGLASEYDVVLVARADGTLAADVRPLVRLSITVIAEQNGRREMGSAGGGGRFGLAYFDDALLGQYVDEAVNAALVNLDSRPAPAGEMTVVLGSGWPGILLHEAVGHGLEGDFNRKGSSAFSGRIGQRVAAKGVTVLDDGTIADRRGSLNVDDEGNASQRNVLIEDGILRGYIQDSLNARLMGVAPTGNGRRESYAHIPMPRMTNTYMLGGDKDPQEIIASIKKGLYASNFGGGQVDITSGKFVFSASEAYWVENGKIQYPVKGATIVGSGPESLKKVTMIGNDMRLDSGVGTCGKEGQSVPVGVGQPTLRIEGLTVGGTA, encoded by the coding sequence ATGACCTTTCGCTCCTCTACTGCTGCGCCCCAGCGCGCTGCCACCACCCAACGTATTGATGTTGCCCGCGAACTGCTCCTGACCCCGTTCGGGCTGGACGAGAGCCATTTGGCCCGCGCTCTGGCGGAGATTCGCGCCCATCAGGTGGACGATGCGGACCTGTATTTCCAGTACACCCGCAGCGAAGGCTGGAGCCTGGAAGAGGGCATCGTCAAGACGGGCTCCTTCAGCATTGACCAGGGCGTGGGCGTGCGCGCCGTGAGTGGCGAAAAGACAGCCTTTGCCTACTCGGACGATATTTCCGAGGCCTCTTTGCTGGACGCAGCGCGCACCGTGCGTTCCATCTCGTCAGTGGCCCAGGCGGGGCGGGTGCGTGTGCCTGCCAAAAAGGTCGCCACCAGCCGCAGCCTATACCAGGGCGTAGACCCCATCGCCTCGCTGGACAGCACAGCCAAGGTGGCCCTGCTGGAGCGTCTGGAGCAGCGCGCCCGCGCCAAAGATCCCCGCGTGGCCCAGGTGATGGCGGGCCTGGCGAGCGAGTACGACGTGGTGCTGGTGGCCCGTGCCGACGGCACTCTGGCGGCAGATGTGCGCCCTCTGGTGCGTCTCTCGATCACGGTCATTGCAGAGCAGAACGGCCGCCGCGAAATGGGATCTGCCGGTGGTGGCGGGCGTTTTGGTCTGGCTTATTTTGACGATGCACTGCTCGGCCAGTATGTGGATGAGGCAGTCAACGCCGCGCTGGTGAACCTGGATTCCCGTCCTGCACCTGCTGGCGAGATGACGGTGGTGCTGGGCTCGGGCTGGCCAGGCATTCTGCTGCACGAAGCCGTGGGCCACGGGCTGGAAGGAGACTTCAACCGCAAGGGTTCCAGCGCCTTCAGTGGCCGCATTGGCCAGCGGGTGGCGGCCAAGGGCGTCACGGTGCTGGACGATGGCACCATTGCCGACCGCCGTGGTTCGCTGAACGTGGACGATGAGGGCAACGCCAGCCAGCGCAATGTGCTCATCGAGGACGGCATTCTGCGTGGCTACATCCAGGATTCGCTGAACGCCCGCCTCATGGGGGTTGCGCCCACGGGCAATGGTCGCCGCGAGAGCTACGCCCACATCCCCATGCCCCGCATGACGAACACCTACATGCTGGGCGGCGACAAGGACCCGCAGGAAATCATTGCCAGCATCAAAAAGGGGCTGTACGCCAGCAACTTTGGGGGTGGGCAGGTGGATATCACCTCCGGCAAATTCGTGTTCTCCGCCAGCGAGGCTTACTGGGTGGAAAACGGCAAGATCCAGTATCCCGTCAAGGGCGCGACCATCGTGGGCAGCGGCCCGGAGTCGCTCAAGAAGGTCACCATGATCGGTAACGACATGCGCCTGGACAGCGGCGTAGGTACTTGCGGCAAGGAAGGCCAGAGCGTGCCGGTTGGCGTGGGGCAGCCCACGCTGCGCATTGAGGGCCTGACCGTCGGCGGAACGGCCTGA
- the mpl gene encoding UDP-N-acetylmuramate:L-alanyl-gamma-D-glutamyl-meso-diaminopimelate ligase, with protein MHIHILGICGTFMGGLAALAREAGHKVTGCDAGVYPPMSDQLRALGIDLIEGFGAEQLALQPDMFVVGNVVSRARLADGSPKFPLMEAILDAGLPYTSGPQWLAEHVLQGRHVLAVAGTHGKTTTTSMLSWILESAGLQPGFLIGGVPLNFGISARLGAAQRPQPGPGAQGQRPLFVIEADEYDTAFFDKRSKFVHYRPRTAVLNNLEFDHADIFDDLAAIERQFHHLVRTVPPSGRVVTNGLEESLTRVLNKGCWSEVSSFGAAVSDFTAEGDPQAFDVLHQGRKVARVEWALTGVHNQLNALAAIAAAQDVGVHPEVAAAALGQFQNVKRRMELRGTVRGIAVYDDFAHHPTALRTTLDGLRRSLGAEARILAVFEPRSNTMKLGAMKSQLPWALEPADLVFCHTAGLDWDAAEALAPLGVGMGQRAQTAPDIATLVEQITQAARPGDHVVCMSNGGFGGIHARLLEALQRG; from the coding sequence ATGCACATACACATACTCGGAATCTGCGGAACCTTCATGGGCGGCCTGGCAGCCCTCGCCCGCGAGGCAGGGCACAAGGTCACCGGCTGCGATGCCGGGGTCTACCCCCCCATGAGCGACCAGCTCCGCGCCCTGGGCATTGACCTGATTGAAGGCTTTGGGGCCGAGCAGCTGGCGCTGCAACCCGACATGTTTGTGGTGGGCAACGTGGTCAGCCGTGCCCGTCTGGCCGATGGCTCACCCAAGTTCCCGCTGATGGAAGCCATTCTGGACGCAGGCTTGCCCTACACCAGCGGCCCCCAGTGGCTGGCCGAGCATGTGCTGCAAGGCCGCCATGTGCTGGCCGTGGCGGGCACGCATGGCAAGACCACCACCACCTCCATGCTGTCGTGGATTCTGGAGAGCGCAGGCTTGCAGCCGGGCTTTCTGATCGGTGGCGTGCCGCTGAACTTCGGCATCTCTGCCCGCCTGGGCGCCGCGCAGCGCCCACAACCCGGCCCTGGCGCGCAAGGTCAGCGCCCGCTGTTCGTGATCGAGGCGGACGAGTACGACACCGCCTTCTTCGACAAGCGCAGCAAGTTTGTGCACTACCGCCCCCGCACGGCAGTGCTGAACAACCTGGAATTTGACCACGCCGACATCTTTGACGACCTGGCTGCCATCGAGCGCCAGTTCCACCACCTGGTGCGCACCGTGCCCCCCTCGGGCCGCGTCGTGACCAACGGGCTGGAAGAGAGCCTGACCCGTGTCTTGAACAAAGGCTGCTGGAGCGAGGTGAGCAGCTTTGGTGCTGCCGTGAGCGACTTCACGGCCGAAGGCGACCCGCAGGCCTTTGATGTATTGCACCAAGGCCGCAAAGTGGCGCGGGTGGAATGGGCGCTGACCGGCGTGCACAACCAGCTCAATGCGCTAGCGGCCATCGCCGCCGCGCAGGATGTGGGCGTCCACCCCGAGGTGGCCGCTGCCGCGCTGGGCCAGTTCCAGAACGTGAAGCGCCGCATGGAGCTGCGCGGTACCGTGCGCGGCATTGCCGTGTACGACGACTTTGCGCACCACCCCACCGCCCTGCGCACCACGCTGGATGGCCTGCGCCGCAGCCTGGGGGCGGAAGCCCGCATCCTGGCCGTGTTCGAGCCCCGCAGCAACACCATGAAGCTGGGGGCCATGAAAAGCCAGCTGCCCTGGGCGCTGGAGCCTGCCGATCTGGTGTTCTGCCACACAGCGGGGCTGGACTGGGATGCCGCCGAAGCCCTGGCACCGCTGGGCGTGGGCATGGGCCAACGTGCGCAGACTGCACCAGACATTGCCACCCTGGTGGAGCAGATCACCCAGGCCGCTCGCCCCGGCGACCATGTGGTGTGCATGAGCAATGGCGGTTTTGGCGGCATCCACGCCCGGTTGCTGGAGGCGCTGCAACGCGGGTAA
- a CDS encoding YqiA/YcfP family alpha/beta fold hydrolase: protein MPLTHLLYLHGFRSSPQSAKARMMAEYMARVCPQVQFWCPQLPPSPAQAMAEVMQQVKHWPHSSMAVIGSSLGGFYASWVAGQTGCPSVLLNPAVDPARDLARYLGEQTSWHNPQERFFFLPEYIDQLKALDLRLNPAPASAAPELAIIAKGDEVLDWREMVGRYPHAQLRLLEGGDHALSDFTDHLPLVAQFLGLPPP from the coding sequence ATGCCCCTCACCCACCTTCTGTACCTGCACGGCTTTCGCTCATCCCCCCAGTCGGCCAAGGCCCGGATGATGGCGGAGTACATGGCGCGAGTCTGCCCGCAGGTGCAGTTCTGGTGTCCGCAGCTTCCGCCCTCCCCCGCCCAGGCCATGGCCGAGGTGATGCAACAGGTGAAGCACTGGCCGCACAGCAGCATGGCAGTGATCGGGTCTTCGCTGGGCGGTTTTTATGCCAGCTGGGTGGCAGGGCAGACCGGTTGCCCCAGCGTGCTGCTCAACCCCGCTGTAGACCCTGCCCGGGATCTGGCCCGCTACCTGGGAGAGCAAACCAGCTGGCACAACCCGCAAGAGCGATTTTTCTTCCTGCCCGAATACATAGACCAGCTCAAAGCGCTGGACCTGCGCCTGAACCCCGCACCTGCCTCCGCAGCGCCGGAGCTGGCCATCATCGCCAAAGGGGATGAAGTGCTGGACTGGCGCGAGATGGTGGGGCGCTACCCCCACGCGCAGTTGCGGCTGCTGGAAGGCGGTGACCACGCCCTGAGCGACTTTACCGACCACCTGCCCCTGGTAGCGCAGTTTCTGGGCCTGCCGCCACCCTGA
- a CDS encoding YegP family protein yields MAAKFELKKTSDDKFVFNLLASNGQVILTSETYHSHASALQGIESVKKHAPHDARYGRLCARNGAPYFTLKAANGQVIGQSQMYSGAKARDAGIEAVQCHAQDASLHDLTAS; encoded by the coding sequence ATGGCGGCCAAGTTCGAGCTGAAAAAGACGTCCGACGACAAGTTCGTGTTCAACCTGCTCGCGTCCAACGGGCAGGTCATACTGACCAGCGAGACTTACCACTCGCATGCCAGTGCCCTGCAGGGCATTGAGTCGGTCAAAAAGCACGCTCCCCATGACGCCCGCTACGGACGTCTGTGCGCCCGCAACGGCGCACCGTACTTCACCCTCAAGGCCGCCAACGGGCAGGTCATTGGCCAGAGCCAGATGTACTCGGGCGCCAAGGCCCGGGATGCGGGCATTGAGGCCGTGCAATGCCATGCGCAGGATGCCAGCCTGCACGACCTGACGGCATCCTGA
- a CDS encoding 3-deoxy-7-phosphoheptulonate synthase, translating into MSVQATPASDAWYRSVDKTSQTDDERIKDITVLPPPEHLIRFFPISNTPVEGLISQTRKNIHNIMAGQDDRLLVIIGPCSIHDPVAALDYARRLKVVREQYKDTLEIVMRVYFEKPRTTVGWKGLINDPYLDETYRIDEGLRIARQLLIDINRLGMPAGSEFLDVISPQYIGDLIAWGAIGARTTESQVHRELASGLSAPIGFKNGTDGNIRIATDAIQSASRGHHFLSVHKNGQVAIVNTNGNKDCHVILRGGKAPNYDAASVAAACKDLEAAKLPATLMVDCSHANSNKQHERQLDVARDIAAQIAGGSRSVFGVMIESHINAGAQKFTPGKDDACALEYGKSITDACLGWDDSLTALADLSAAVQARRAR; encoded by the coding sequence ATGAGCGTGCAAGCCACTCCCGCCAGCGATGCCTGGTACCGCAGCGTCGACAAAACCAGCCAGACCGACGACGAACGTATCAAGGACATCACCGTGTTGCCTCCTCCCGAACACCTGATCCGCTTCTTCCCCATCAGCAACACGCCGGTGGAAGGGCTCATCAGCCAGACCCGCAAGAACATCCACAACATCATGGCCGGACAGGACGATCGCTTGCTCGTCATCATCGGCCCCTGCTCCATCCACGATCCCGTGGCTGCGCTCGATTACGCCCGCCGCCTGAAGGTGGTGCGCGAGCAGTACAAGGACACGCTCGAGATCGTGATGCGCGTGTACTTCGAAAAGCCCCGCACCACCGTGGGCTGGAAGGGCCTCATCAACGATCCCTACCTGGACGAGACCTACCGCATCGACGAAGGCCTGCGCATTGCGCGCCAGCTGCTCATCGACATCAACCGCCTGGGCATGCCTGCGGGCAGCGAGTTCCTGGACGTGATCTCTCCCCAGTACATTGGCGACCTGATTGCCTGGGGTGCCATTGGTGCCCGCACGACCGAGAGCCAGGTGCACCGCGAGCTGGCTTCGGGCCTGTCCGCTCCCATCGGTTTCAAGAACGGCACAGACGGCAACATCCGCATTGCCACGGATGCCATCCAGTCGGCCAGCCGCGGTCACCACTTCCTGTCCGTGCACAAGAATGGCCAGGTCGCCATCGTCAACACCAACGGCAACAAGGATTGCCACGTGATCCTGCGTGGCGGCAAGGCCCCCAATTACGACGCTGCCAGCGTGGCCGCCGCCTGCAAGGACCTGGAGGCCGCCAAGCTGCCCGCCACGCTGATGGTGGACTGCAGCCACGCCAACAGCAACAAGCAGCACGAGCGCCAGCTGGATGTGGCGCGTGACATTGCGGCCCAGATTGCAGGCGGCTCGCGCAGCGTGTTCGGCGTGATGATCGAAAGCCATATCAACGCGGGGGCGCAGAAGTTCACCCCCGGCAAGGACGATGCCTGTGCGCTGGAGTACGGCAAGAGCATCACCGATGCCTGCCTGGGCTGGGACGACTCGCTGACGGCGCTGGCAGACCTGTCGGCTGCCGTGCAGGCGCGCCGCGCTCGCTGA
- the rodA gene encoding rod shape-determining protein RodA, producing the protein MAAVFEKTSLLQRVLPLFRGFDLPLIFVVLMLASAGLVAMYSSGYDHGTRFVDHGRNMVIAATILFVVAQVPPQKIMAFAVPLYAAGVLLLVAVALFGITKKGATRWLNVGLVIQPSEILKIAMPLMLAWWFQKREGQLRPLDFAAAGLLLAVPVGLIMKQPDLGTSLLVLAAGLSVIFFAGLSWKLVLPPVIIGGIGIALIVWFEPQLCADGVRWPVLHDYQQQRICTLLDPTRDPLGKGFHIIQGMIAIGSGGLTGKGFMAGTQTHLEFIPERTTDFIFAAYSEEFGLAGNLFLIVGFLLLIWRGLYISLGATTLFGRLMAGAVSMIFFTYAFVNMGMVSGILPVVGVPLPFISYGGTAMVTLGLALGILMSVARAQRQEPAKARTPL; encoded by the coding sequence ATGGCCGCCGTTTTTGAAAAGACTTCCCTCCTGCAGCGTGTGTTGCCCCTGTTCCGGGGTTTTGACCTGCCTTTGATCTTTGTGGTGCTGATGCTGGCCAGTGCCGGGCTGGTTGCGATGTATTCATCGGGCTACGACCACGGCACCCGGTTCGTGGACCACGGCCGCAATATGGTGATTGCCGCCACCATCCTGTTTGTGGTGGCCCAGGTGCCGCCGCAGAAGATCATGGCGTTTGCCGTGCCGCTCTACGCGGCAGGGGTGCTGCTGCTGGTGGCGGTGGCGCTTTTTGGCATTACCAAAAAGGGGGCCACCCGGTGGCTGAACGTGGGCTTGGTCATCCAGCCCAGCGAGATTTTGAAGATTGCCATGCCGTTGATGCTGGCCTGGTGGTTCCAGAAACGGGAAGGGCAGTTGCGCCCGCTGGACTTTGCTGCTGCCGGTCTGCTGCTGGCGGTGCCGGTCGGGCTCATCATGAAGCAGCCCGACCTGGGGACATCGCTGCTGGTGCTGGCCGCCGGGCTTTCGGTGATCTTTTTTGCGGGCTTGTCCTGGAAGCTGGTGCTGCCGCCCGTCATCATCGGTGGCATTGGCATTGCCCTGATCGTGTGGTTTGAACCCCAGCTGTGCGCCGACGGGGTGCGCTGGCCGGTGCTGCACGACTACCAGCAGCAACGCATCTGCACCCTGCTGGACCCCACACGCGACCCGCTGGGCAAGGGCTTTCACATCATCCAGGGGATGATTGCCATCGGCTCGGGTGGGCTCACGGGCAAGGGCTTCATGGCGGGAACGCAAACCCATCTGGAGTTCATTCCCGAGCGCACGACCGACTTCATTTTTGCAGCGTATTCCGAGGAGTTCGGGCTGGCCGGCAATCTGTTCCTGATTGTGGGCTTTCTGCTGCTCATCTGGCGTGGGCTGTATATCTCGCTGGGGGCCACGACCCTGTTTGGCCGTCTGATGGCGGGCGCGGTGTCCATGATCTTCTTTACCTATGCCTTTGTGAACATGGGCATGGTCAGCGGCATCCTGCCCGTGGTGGGCGTGCCCCTGCCGTTCATCAGCTACGGCGGCACGGCCATGGTGACGCTGGGGCTGGCCCTGGGCATCCTGATGTCGGTGGCCCGCGCCCAGCGGCAGGAACCCGCCAAAGCGCGAACGCCGCTTTGA